A window of the Yersinia rochesterensis genome harbors these coding sequences:
- a CDS encoding IS4 family transposase, with the protein MPARKVCQNFFRGALAPFHQYRQNALIDATVALTRGASLTLTSIGRHLPGTAQVKHKIKRVDRLLGNTALHHDIPLIFRNITSLLTRRLPWCVIAVDWSGYPSQAFHVLRASLICDGRSIPLMSQIVPSHNQQNALIQKEFLNSIATAIAPDKKVLIVTDAGFQNAWFHHIKSLGWDFIGRVRGNIQLRLDKKGEHWFRRQELSASGQPEYLGPGTLARAEYARCDGHFYLHKKEPKGRQNKRARCRISRYSQERDGRAAAKEPWLIFSSTEEFKPREVMKLYSRRMQIEQNFRDEKSERFGFGLRASHSRTAGRILVLSLLATLSTAVLWLRGYHAENKGLHLRYQANSLKSRRVISYLTLAENILRHSPLILTRTALDAVLNHLAKTYRSMVLVY; encoded by the coding sequence ATGCCTGCCCGTAAAGTATGCCAGAACTTTTTCCGGGGCGCTTTAGCCCCGTTTCATCAATATCGTCAAAATGCCCTGATTGATGCAACCGTTGCATTGACGCGTGGCGCTTCTCTGACCCTGACCAGTATCGGACGCCATCTGCCGGGAACCGCTCAGGTAAAACACAAGATAAAACGGGTTGACCGGCTGTTAGGTAATACGGCTCTTCACCATGACATCCCTCTGATATTTCGTAATATTACTTCGTTACTTACGCGCCGACTTCCCTGGTGTGTTATTGCTGTTGACTGGAGTGGTTATCCCTCACAGGCATTCCACGTCTTACGCGCCAGCCTGATTTGTGATGGTCGTTCCATCCCGTTAATGAGCCAAATTGTTCCCTCGCATAACCAACAGAATGCATTGATACAAAAAGAGTTCCTGAATTCTATCGCCACCGCTATTGCGCCTGATAAAAAGGTACTCATCGTCACTGACGCCGGTTTTCAAAATGCCTGGTTTCACCATATTAAATCATTGGGTTGGGATTTTATCGGGCGAGTCAGAGGCAATATCCAGCTCCGGCTGGATAAAAAAGGTGAGCACTGGTTCAGGCGGCAGGAATTATCGGCCAGTGGCCAACCTGAATATCTGGGGCCGGGGACACTCGCACGTGCAGAATATGCCCGCTGTGATGGTCACTTTTACCTGCATAAAAAGGAACCCAAAGGGCGGCAGAATAAACGTGCCCGTTGCCGGATATCTCGCTATTCGCAGGAGCGGGACGGACGCGCCGCAGCAAAAGAACCGTGGCTTATTTTTAGCAGTACAGAGGAGTTTAAACCACGTGAAGTCATGAAGTTATACAGTCGCAGGATGCAGATAGAGCAGAATTTTCGCGATGAGAAAAGTGAACGTTTTGGCTTTGGGCTTCGCGCCAGTCACAGCCGCACAGCGGGGCGTATACTGGTGTTAAGTCTTCTGGCAACGTTAAGCACGGCAGTATTATGGTTACGTGGCTATCATGCTGAAAATAAAGGGTTACATCTGAGGTATCAGGCTAACAGCCTTAAGTCACGACGGGTTATATCTTATCTGACATTAGCGGAGAATATCTTGCGACACTCTCCGCTAATTTTAACGCGAACAGCACTGGATGCAGTTCTTAATCACCTCGCCAAAACCTACCGAAGTATGGTGTTGGTTTATTAG
- a CDS encoding DUF6691 family protein, whose protein sequence is MNLLFSLLAGVVFGLGLIVAGMANPAKVLGFLDIAGSWDPSLALVMAAAVAIATLGFGWAKKRKTSLLGQPFQLPTSTRIDRRLIGGSVLFGIGWGLAGICPGPALVLLGAGIYKGVIFAAAMVAGMAIFSLIERYRQS, encoded by the coding sequence ATGAATTTACTTTTCTCATTGCTTGCCGGGGTGGTTTTTGGCCTGGGGCTGATAGTTGCAGGTATGGCGAATCCAGCTAAGGTGCTGGGTTTTCTGGACATTGCTGGCTCATGGGATCCTTCGCTAGCACTGGTGATGGCCGCCGCAGTCGCTATCGCGACATTAGGTTTTGGTTGGGCTAAAAAACGTAAAACTAGTTTGCTGGGACAACCTTTCCAATTGCCAACATCTACGCGAATTGATCGCCGTTTAATCGGCGGTAGTGTGTTATTTGGTATTGGCTGGGGGCTGGCGGGGATATGCCCTGGGCCAGCTTTAGTTTTATTGGGGGCGGGCATATACAAAGGTGTTATTTTTGCCGCCGCGATGGTGGCAGGAATGGCGATATTTAGCTTGATTGAGCGTTACCGACAATCATAA
- a CDS encoding YeeE/YedE family protein: MTIDWANFTPYSALAGGALLGIAVIILWLCNGRIAGISGILGGLLPPKAGDISWRVAFTLGLIAAPVIYSLFAALPVIQIDAGLPVLIVAGLLVGIGTRYGAGCTSGHGVCGLARFSPRSLLATLSFMFAGFVTVWLVRHLFA, encoded by the coding sequence ATGACGATAGATTGGGCTAATTTCACCCCCTACAGCGCACTGGCGGGTGGGGCGCTATTAGGTATTGCCGTAATAATCCTATGGCTTTGCAATGGCCGCATTGCCGGTATTAGCGGCATTTTAGGCGGATTATTGCCGCCAAAAGCGGGGGATATTTCCTGGCGCGTTGCTTTCACCCTCGGCTTGATTGCTGCTCCGGTGATTTATTCTCTCTTTGCTGCTCTGCCGGTGATTCAGATTGATGCGGGCTTGCCGGTTCTGATCGTGGCCGGATTATTGGTCGGGATTGGCACTCGCTATGGTGCAGGTTGCACCAGCGGGCATGGTGTCTGCGGATTAGCGCGTTTTTCACCGCGTTCATTGCTGGCGACACTGAGTTTCATGTTTGCGGGTTTTGTCACTGTATGGCTTGTTCGCCATCTATTCGCTTAG
- a CDS encoding ArsR/SmtB family transcription factor, translating into MNNYKTISMDLMRYAAGQACDVLRILANEDRLLLLCQLSQGEKAVGELEQALGIHQPTLSQQLGVLRSDGLVNTRREGKRIFYSIADNKILALLELLYQLYCPQDKEGA; encoded by the coding sequence ATGAATAACTATAAAACGATCAGTATGGATCTGATGAGGTACGCGGCAGGGCAAGCCTGTGACGTGCTGCGAATACTGGCGAATGAGGATCGGCTGCTATTGCTGTGCCAACTGAGTCAGGGGGAAAAGGCGGTCGGCGAACTGGAACAGGCCTTAGGTATTCACCAACCGACACTCTCACAACAGCTCGGTGTATTACGCAGTGATGGGTTGGTCAACACTCGCCGAGAGGGGAAGCGCATATTTTATTCAATCGCTGATAATAAGATATTGGCGCTGCTTGAGCTGCTGTATCAGCTTTATTGCCCACAAGATAAGGAGGGCGCATGA
- a CDS encoding SprT family zinc-dependent metalloprotease has protein sequence MSSLRIPIALQQAVMRCLRHKLQLANQHLGTDYPEPKINYHQRGTSAGSAYLQSFEIRLNPVLLLENQQVFIDEVVPHELAHLLVYRQFGRVAPHGKEWRWMMEHVLQVPASRTHQFEVTSVRSQTFNYQCKCQRHALTIRRHNKVQRGESEYRCRECGEKLQFIAKKAVSN, from the coding sequence ATGAGTTCATTAAGAATCCCCATCGCGCTACAGCAAGCGGTTATGCGCTGTTTGCGCCATAAATTACAGCTGGCGAATCAGCATCTTGGCACCGACTATCCGGAGCCTAAAATCAATTATCATCAACGCGGTACTAGCGCGGGCAGCGCCTATCTACAATCCTTCGAAATCCGTTTAAATCCAGTATTATTGTTGGAAAATCAACAGGTTTTTATTGATGAAGTGGTACCTCACGAACTGGCGCATTTACTGGTTTATCGCCAATTTGGTCGGGTGGCTCCCCATGGTAAAGAATGGCGCTGGATGATGGAGCATGTGTTGCAAGTCCCGGCTAGCCGCACTCATCAGTTTGAAGTGACCTCGGTGCGCAGTCAGACTTTTAATTATCAGTGCAAATGCCAACGACATGCTTTAACCATTCGCCGCCACAATAAAGTACAGCGCGGTGAGAGCGAATACCGCTGCCGAGAGTGTGGTGAAAAACTGCAATTTATTGCGAAAAAAGCTGTTAGCAATTAA
- the endA gene encoding deoxyribonuclease I, which translates to MFRKLLFLLVLSSPLLALPGYSQSINNFSQAKAVAAKINQDAPGSFYCGCKIDWQGKKGVPDLKSCGYQPRKNAQRAARIEWEHVVPAWQFGHQRQCWQQGGRKNCAKDPVYRQIETDLHNLQPAIGEVNGDRNNFMYSQWNGGKGQYGQCDMKVDFKNKQAEPPVRARGAIARTYFYMRDHYQLRLSSQQSKLFEVWNRQYPVTNWECLRDERVAKAQGNHNPYVQQACQQQKG; encoded by the coding sequence ATGTTTCGCAAACTTCTATTCCTGTTGGTTTTATCCTCCCCACTGCTTGCGCTCCCCGGCTACAGCCAAAGTATCAATAACTTTTCTCAGGCCAAAGCGGTTGCGGCAAAAATTAACCAGGATGCGCCCGGCAGTTTTTATTGTGGCTGCAAAATTGACTGGCAAGGCAAAAAAGGGGTTCCAGACCTGAAGAGTTGCGGCTATCAACCGCGGAAAAATGCCCAGCGCGCAGCACGGATTGAATGGGAGCATGTCGTCCCAGCTTGGCAATTTGGCCACCAACGCCAGTGCTGGCAGCAAGGCGGGCGCAAAAATTGCGCTAAAGATCCAGTCTATCGCCAGATAGAAACTGATTTGCATAACCTGCAACCCGCTATTGGCGAGGTGAATGGCGACCGCAACAACTTCATGTATTCCCAATGGAATGGCGGCAAAGGTCAATATGGCCAGTGTGACATGAAAGTCGACTTCAAAAATAAGCAGGCTGAACCCCCTGTACGCGCGCGCGGTGCCATTGCGCGGACTTACTTTTATATGCGCGACCACTATCAACTGCGGCTTTCCAGTCAGCAAAGCAAGCTGTTCGAGGTGTGGAATCGCCAATATCCGGTGACAAACTGGGAATGTCTGCGTGACGAGCGGGTGGCAAAAGCACAAGGGAATCATAACCCTTATGTACAACAGGCTTGCCAGCAGCAAAAAGGCTAA
- the rsmE gene encoding 16S rRNA (uracil(1498)-N(3))-methyltransferase yields the protein MRIPRIYHPQPLQANTELALSDEAANHVGRVLRMTEGQSLQLFDGSNQVFAAEIIRADKKNLVVRLAEGQLEDRESPLNLHLGQVISRGEKMEFTVQKSIELGVDVITPLFSERCGVKLDGERLAKKIQQWQKIAIAACEQCGRNKIPEIREAMQLTDWCAEQDDSLKLNLHPRASNSINTLPSSLNKVRLLIGPEGGLSADEIAMTSRLGFTDILLGPRVLRTETTALTAITALQVRFGDLG from the coding sequence ATGCGCATACCTCGCATTTATCACCCGCAACCTTTGCAGGCAAATACCGAATTGGCGCTCAGTGATGAAGCCGCCAATCATGTTGGCCGCGTGCTACGGATGACTGAAGGCCAAAGTCTGCAATTATTTGATGGCAGTAATCAGGTTTTTGCAGCTGAAATTATCCGCGCGGATAAAAAAAACCTGGTTGTCCGGTTAGCCGAAGGGCAGTTGGAAGACCGCGAATCCCCCTTAAATCTGCATTTGGGGCAGGTCATTTCCCGTGGGGAAAAGATGGAATTTACTGTCCAGAAATCGATTGAACTGGGTGTCGACGTGATTACTCCGCTGTTTTCCGAGCGCTGCGGCGTTAAGCTGGATGGCGAACGTCTGGCGAAGAAAATTCAGCAGTGGCAGAAAATTGCTATTGCGGCTTGCGAGCAATGCGGGCGCAATAAAATCCCAGAAATCCGTGAGGCAATGCAGCTCACCGACTGGTGCGCGGAACAAGATGACAGTTTAAAACTCAATCTGCACCCGCGAGCTAGCAACAGCATTAATACCCTCCCCTCGTCACTCAACAAAGTGCGTTTATTGATTGGCCCGGAAGGCGGCCTTTCTGCCGATGAAATTGCCATGACCTCGCGCCTTGGATTTACTGATATCCTGCTAGGGCCGCGAGTGCTGCGTACCGAAACTACCGCCCTTACCGCTATCACTGCTTTACAGGTGCGGTTTGGCGACCTGGGATAA
- the gshB gene encoding glutathione synthase, giving the protein MIKLGIVMDPISSINIKKDSSFAMLLEAQRRGWELHYMEMGDLYLRGGDGRARTRLLSVKQDKDDWFSFGAEQDLPLHDLDVILMRKDPPFDTEFIYATYILERAEDKGTLVVNKPQSLRDCNEKLFTAWFPDLTPDTLVSRSKEHIRKFHQEHGDIILKPLDGMGGTSIFRVKQDDPNLSVIIETLTELGSRFCMAQNFLPAIKDGDKRVLVVDGEPVPYCLARIPAQGETRGNLAAGGRGEARPLSESDWAIARAVAPTLKKKGLIFVGLDIIGDRLTEINVTSPTCIREIEAAFPDVSITGMLMDAIEARLANK; this is encoded by the coding sequence ATGATCAAGCTCGGCATCGTCATGGACCCAATCTCGTCCATTAATATCAAGAAAGACTCCAGCTTCGCCATGCTGTTGGAAGCACAGCGCCGTGGTTGGGAACTGCATTACATGGAAATGGGCGACCTTTACCTGCGTGGTGGTGATGGCCGCGCGCGCACCCGCCTGCTAAGTGTGAAACAGGATAAAGATGACTGGTTCAGTTTTGGTGCTGAGCAAGACTTACCGCTGCATGACCTTGATGTCATTCTGATGCGTAAAGACCCGCCGTTTGATACTGAATTCATCTACGCCACCTATATTTTGGAACGTGCGGAAGATAAAGGCACTCTGGTGGTAAATAAACCGCAGAGTTTACGCGACTGTAACGAAAAGCTGTTTACCGCGTGGTTCCCGGATTTGACCCCCGATACACTGGTTAGCCGCAGCAAAGAGCATATCCGCAAGTTCCATCAGGAACACGGCGATATCATTTTGAAACCCTTGGATGGGATGGGCGGCACTTCAATATTCCGCGTGAAACAAGATGACCCGAACCTGTCGGTTATCATTGAAACTTTGACCGAACTGGGTAGCAGATTCTGTATGGCGCAAAACTTCCTGCCCGCCATTAAAGATGGTGATAAGCGGGTGTTAGTCGTGGACGGCGAACCGGTGCCTTACTGCCTGGCGCGTATCCCAGCACAAGGTGAAACTCGCGGTAATCTGGCGGCCGGTGGCCGTGGCGAAGCCCGCCCACTGAGTGAAAGTGATTGGGCAATTGCCCGTGCTGTAGCACCGACGCTGAAGAAAAAAGGCTTGATTTTTGTCGGGTTAGATATCATCGGCGACCGCCTAACTGAAATTAACGTCACCAGCCCGACCTGCATTCGCGAAATTGAAGCCGCTTTCCCAGATGTTTCGATTACTGGCATGCTGATGGATGCAATCGAAGCTCGGTTAGCGAATAAATAA
- a CDS encoding YqgE/AlgH family protein → MNLQHHFLIAMPSLQDPQFMRSVIYICEHNKEGAMGLVINKPIEQFTVETVLKKLKINPTPRDPSIRLDKPVLAGGPLAEDRGFILHSPQEGFGSSIPISPDTMITTSKDVLATFGTPEQPKNLLVALGYAGWQQGQLEQELLDNAWLTIEADSNILFNTPISERWQAAANKLGINIFNIAPQAGHA, encoded by the coding sequence ATGAATTTACAGCATCATTTTCTTATCGCTATGCCGTCACTTCAGGACCCGCAATTTATGCGATCAGTTATCTATATCTGTGAACATAATAAAGAGGGTGCGATGGGCTTGGTCATTAACAAGCCGATTGAACAGTTCACAGTAGAAACTGTGCTGAAAAAACTGAAGATCAACCCAACCCCACGAGATCCCTCCATTCGGCTGGATAAACCAGTATTGGCGGGTGGCCCACTGGCGGAAGATCGCGGTTTTATCCTGCATTCGCCGCAGGAAGGTTTCGGCTCCAGTATTCCTATATCTCCAGATACCATGATAACCACCTCTAAAGATGTGCTGGCGACATTTGGAACACCGGAACAGCCTAAAAATCTGCTGGTAGCACTGGGTTATGCGGGCTGGCAACAGGGGCAGTTGGAGCAAGAGCTGCTGGACAATGCCTGGCTGACCATTGAAGCAGACAGTAATATCCTGTTTAACACTCCGATCTCTGAACGCTGGCAAGCCGCGGCCAATAAACTGGGTATCAATATTTTTAATATTGCCCCGCAAGCAGGACACGCCTGA
- the ruvX gene encoding Holliday junction resolvase RuvX — MANRTIVAFDFGTKSIGVAIGQEVTGTARALTSFKAQDGTPDWQKVEKLLKEWQPDLVVVGLPLNMDGTEQPLTARARRFANRLHGRFGVQIALQDERLSTVEARANLFDSGGYRALDKGSVDAASAVIILESWFDEQAG, encoded by the coding sequence ATGGCTAATCGCACAATCGTCGCCTTTGATTTTGGTACTAAAAGTATCGGCGTTGCTATTGGTCAGGAAGTCACTGGCACCGCCAGAGCGCTGACATCTTTTAAAGCTCAGGACGGCACTCCGGACTGGCAAAAAGTCGAAAAACTACTGAAGGAGTGGCAACCTGATTTAGTCGTCGTCGGGCTGCCATTGAATATGGATGGCACCGAACAACCACTCACGGCACGTGCGCGCAGGTTTGCCAACCGCCTACATGGCCGTTTTGGTGTCCAGATTGCCTTACAGGATGAACGCCTTAGCACCGTCGAGGCGCGTGCCAATTTATTTGACAGTGGCGGTTATCGCGCACTGGACAAAGGCAGTGTCGACGCCGCCTCCGCGGTGATCATCCTGGAAAGTTGGTTTGATGAGCAAGCAGGCTGA
- the aguB gene encoding N-carbamoylputrescine amidase → MTKVTVAATQMACSWDLPKNIENAEKLVRDAHAKGAQIILIQELFAAPYFCIDQSPEHYALAQELDSSPLIKHFSKLAAELEVVLPLSFFEKANNAYYNSLVMIDADGSVLDVYRKTHIPNGPAYQEKQFFIPGDTGFKVWQTRYAKVGVGICWDQWFPETARSLALLGAEIIFYPTAIGSEPAYPDIDSQPHWTRVQQGHAAANLVPVIASNRIGTEKSKYIDGLEMTFYGSSFIADQTGALVAQANKTDEAVLVHEFDLQEIAAQRASWGLFRDRRPEMYQALATSDGKTRR, encoded by the coding sequence ATGACAAAAGTAACTGTTGCTGCGACTCAAATGGCCTGTTCCTGGGACCTGCCTAAGAACATTGAAAATGCCGAGAAACTGGTACGTGATGCGCACGCCAAAGGCGCACAAATCATCCTTATTCAGGAGCTATTTGCCGCTCCTTATTTCTGCATCGACCAAAGCCCTGAGCACTATGCACTAGCCCAAGAGCTGGACAGTAGCCCGCTTATCAAACATTTTTCCAAGCTGGCGGCCGAGCTGGAAGTGGTATTGCCACTGAGTTTCTTTGAGAAAGCCAACAACGCATATTATAACTCGCTGGTCATGATTGATGCTGACGGCTCAGTGCTGGATGTGTACCGCAAAACTCATATTCCTAATGGCCCTGCTTATCAAGAAAAACAATTCTTTATCCCCGGTGATACCGGTTTTAAAGTCTGGCAGACCCGCTACGCCAAAGTCGGTGTAGGTATCTGTTGGGATCAGTGGTTCCCGGAAACTGCCCGCAGTCTGGCATTACTGGGCGCGGAAATCATTTTCTACCCAACGGCCATTGGTTCTGAGCCAGCTTATCCTGACATCGACAGCCAGCCGCACTGGACTCGTGTTCAGCAGGGTCATGCCGCGGCAAACCTGGTGCCAGTGATTGCTTCTAACCGCATTGGTACTGAGAAAAGCAAATATATCGATGGTCTGGAAATGACTTTCTACGGATCCTCATTTATTGCAGACCAAACTGGTGCGCTGGTGGCGCAGGCAAATAAAACCGACGAAGCTGTTTTGGTGCATGAGTTCGATTTGCAAGAAATCGCCGCTCAACGCGCTTCATGGGGCTTGTTCCGCGATCGCCGCCCGGAAATGTATCAGGCACTCGCCACTTCTGACGGCAAAACCCGGAGATAA
- the aguA gene encoding agmatine deiminase produces the protein MSVKDPILPDTASQALPGTPQQDGFFMPAEWAPQDAVWMLWPYRQDNWRGKGIPAQQTFAKVAEAISRTTPVFMGVPAEFMAQAKTTLPANVTLIEMASDDAWMRDTGPTMVINGAGERRAVDWQFNAWGGLNGGLYANWQQDEKIAVQVSDFLNNAHYSAPLVLEGGSIHTDGEGTLLTTAECLLNPNRNPHLNQAQIEQLLHEYLGVTHFIWLQDGVYNDETDGHIDNMCCFVRPGEVALHWTDDQQDPQYARSVAAFDVLSNAVDAKGRKLKIWKLPAPGPLYNTEAETFDVLSSDAVPRTAGERLAGSYVNFLISNQQIIYPLLDSRTDGLAHDLLQQIFPDYTIVGVPAREILLGGGNIHCITQQIPAA, from the coding sequence ATGTCTGTAAAAGACCCGATTTTACCCGATACGGCATCTCAAGCACTGCCGGGTACTCCGCAGCAAGATGGCTTCTTTATGCCCGCCGAATGGGCACCGCAAGATGCTGTCTGGATGCTGTGGCCGTATCGTCAGGACAACTGGCGTGGCAAAGGTATTCCCGCTCAACAGACGTTTGCCAAAGTGGCGGAAGCCATCAGCCGCACAACACCGGTCTTTATGGGGGTGCCGGCTGAGTTTATGGCGCAGGCAAAAACCACCCTCCCGGCCAATGTCACCCTGATAGAAATGGCCAGCGATGATGCATGGATGCGTGATACCGGCCCGACAATGGTCATCAATGGTGCCGGTGAACGCCGCGCTGTTGACTGGCAATTTAATGCCTGGGGCGGTCTTAATGGCGGTTTGTATGCCAATTGGCAGCAAGATGAGAAAATTGCCGTCCAAGTCAGTGACTTCTTGAATAATGCCCATTACAGCGCACCGTTGGTGCTGGAAGGTGGCTCTATTCATACTGATGGCGAAGGCACTTTACTGACCACCGCTGAATGTTTGCTGAATCCAAACCGCAACCCGCATCTGAATCAGGCGCAGATTGAACAGTTGTTGCATGAATACCTTGGCGTCACGCATTTCATCTGGTTACAGGACGGCGTCTATAACGATGAGACTGATGGTCATATCGACAATATGTGCTGTTTTGTCCGTCCAGGCGAGGTCGCCCTACATTGGACTGATGATCAACAGGACCCGCAATATGCGCGTTCGGTTGCTGCCTTTGACGTTTTATCCAATGCCGTCGATGCCAAAGGCCGTAAGCTGAAAATTTGGAAGCTACCAGCACCTGGCCCACTGTATAATACTGAAGCCGAGACTTTTGATGTGCTGTCCAGTGATGCGGTGCCACGTACCGCTGGTGAGCGGTTAGCGGGGTCTTACGTCAACTTCCTAATCAGCAATCAACAGATTATTTATCCACTGTTGGACAGCCGCACAGATGGGCTGGCGCATGACCTATTGCAGCAGATATTCCCTGACTATACGATTGTCGGCGTCCCTGCCCGCGAGATCCTGTTAGGTGGCGGTAATATTCATTGTATTACCCAGCAGATCCCCGCAGCCTAG
- a CDS encoding type IV pilus twitching motility protein PilT, producing MDFTRLDNKNTDLDNPVFSGVFTEYIDLENPEHADGDFNEQDFADKVAASVNHNASDLHLCTGDHPVLRIDGELKTFTHWPRVNANWLSGLSRYLLSEVQQRQLQQSGQVDCAYTTSAGQRLRANVFQQQQGRSIAFRVISATSPSLDELDVPPIINQLIEQENGLILITGATGSGKTTTLSAMISAMNQEQARHIITLEDPIEFLHSSKTCLIQQRELGRHTHSFSSALTGALRQDPDIILLGELRDQETIRLALTAAETGHLVLATLHTRTATQAIDRLVDVFPAAEKTAIQAQLAASLRAVIAQKLCHKVGGGRMAVFEILTQNTAASHLIREGKTYQLPSVIQTGGQWGMQTFEQSMAQRQKQGILAEQHVSQLR from the coding sequence ATGGATTTCACCCGTCTGGATAATAAAAACACAGACTTGGATAACCCCGTATTTAGTGGTGTTTTCACTGAATACATTGATTTAGAAAACCCTGAACATGCCGATGGTGACTTCAATGAACAGGATTTTGCCGATAAGGTGGCGGCTAGTGTAAATCATAATGCATCCGATCTGCACCTTTGTACCGGCGATCATCCGGTATTGCGTATTGATGGTGAATTGAAAACCTTCACTCATTGGCCACGCGTCAATGCCAATTGGCTGAGCGGCCTTAGCCGATATTTATTGAGCGAAGTGCAACAAAGGCAATTGCAGCAAAGTGGGCAAGTGGATTGTGCTTACACCACCAGTGCCGGGCAACGGTTGCGGGCGAATGTTTTCCAGCAACAGCAGGGGCGCTCGATAGCCTTTCGTGTCATTTCTGCAACTAGCCCATCACTGGATGAATTGGATGTTCCACCCATTATCAATCAACTCATTGAGCAAGAGAATGGATTAATTCTAATTACCGGCGCGACAGGCAGTGGCAAAACAACCACATTGAGCGCGATGATAAGTGCCATGAATCAAGAACAAGCGCGTCATATCATCACACTGGAAGATCCAATCGAATTTCTTCATAGCAGCAAAACATGTTTGATCCAGCAACGGGAATTGGGCCGTCATACTCATTCTTTCAGTAGCGCCTTAACTGGGGCATTGCGGCAAGATCCAGATATCATTTTGCTGGGTGAACTGCGGGATCAAGAGACAATTCGTTTAGCATTAACCGCTGCTGAAACCGGGCATTTGGTGTTAGCCACATTACATACCCGCACCGCGACCCAAGCAATTGATAGGCTGGTGGATGTTTTCCCCGCAGCAGAGAAAACGGCGATTCAGGCGCAATTGGCCGCCAGTTTACGTGCCGTTATTGCACAAAAATTGTGTCATAAAGTCGGCGGTGGGCGCATGGCTGTATTTGAAATTCTGACCCAAAACACGGCAGCCAGCCATTTAATTCGTGAAGGTAAAACCTACCAGCTTCCCTCAGTGATACAGACGGGTGGGCAATGGGGGATGCAAACTTTTGAACAAAGCATGGCGCAGCGGCAAAAACAGGGCATATTGGCCGAGCAGCATGTGAGTCAATTGAGATAG
- a CDS encoding YggS family pyridoxal phosphate-dependent enzyme yields the protein MSTIEQNLQDVRAQITTAARNCGRSPEEVTLLAVSKTKPVSAIEEAIAAGQYAFGENYVQEGVDKIHYFADNAPTANLEWHFIGPLQSNKSRLVAENFAWCHAVDRLKLAQRLSAQRPPDMPALNVLIQVNISDEQSKSGIALAELPALAASINELPNLHLRGLMAIPAPETDYQRQLAVFEQMNQAFLTLKTSHPQMDTLSMGMTDDMAAAIAAGSTLVRIGTAIFGSRA from the coding sequence ATGAGCACAATTGAGCAGAATCTACAGGATGTCAGAGCGCAAATCACAACCGCTGCACGCAATTGCGGGCGCTCTCCAGAAGAAGTGACATTACTTGCAGTCAGTAAAACCAAGCCTGTGAGCGCTATCGAAGAGGCCATCGCCGCAGGGCAATATGCCTTTGGTGAAAACTATGTGCAGGAAGGGGTGGATAAAATCCACTATTTTGCAGATAACGCCCCCACAGCAAATCTTGAATGGCACTTTATCGGCCCGCTGCAATCAAATAAAAGCAGATTAGTGGCAGAAAATTTTGCCTGGTGCCATGCCGTGGATAGGCTCAAGCTTGCACAGCGCTTAAGTGCTCAACGCCCGCCCGACATGCCAGCGCTGAACGTCCTGATTCAGGTCAATATCAGTGATGAGCAGAGTAAATCAGGTATAGCACTGGCGGAATTACCTGCTTTAGCGGCCAGTATCAATGAACTCCCTAACCTACATTTACGCGGGCTAATGGCTATTCCGGCCCCTGAAACTGATTATCAGCGGCAACTGGCGGTATTTGAGCAAATGAATCAGGCGTTCTTGACTTTAAAAACCAGCCACCCTCAGATGGATACGCTTTCCATGGGGATGACGGATGATATGGCTGCCGCTATTGCCGCGGGCAGTACTTTAGTGCGCATTGGTACCGCCATTTTTGGCTCCCGCGCTTAA